TGCCAAGCATGATCAACAACCAATGAAAATTCAACGTTGTGTTGAAGCACTTAAACAATATTTTAGCCAGTTAGCAGGAGGGCGAGCGATTCAAATCGTTCGTTAATTTTGCAAGTCTGAAATAAAAAAGGCCTGTATTTTACAGGCCCTTTTTTATTACTTCTGTTTTAATGTAGCAACTTCTTCTGCATTTTCTTGTGGCAGATCCTCAGCAGTAAGTTCTTCATGCTTCTTAATTTTTTTCTTATTTTTCTTTTTCTTTTTTGGCTCTTCTTCAATTTCAGCACCATCTTCAATGGCTTGCCAATATTCAAGTTGTTCCATTACTGCTGCATAAATTGAATTTTTGCTGTATTTACCCTTCTTATCGAGCGTACCGACCGGACGAGCCATTAAAATTTCAAGTGCCTGATCAATCGTATCAATTGCATGGATATGGAATTGGCCGCTGCGAACAGCATCAATAACATCTTGACGTAACATCAAATGCTGCATGTTTTGACGAGGAATAATGACACCTTGCTTACCAGTCAAGCCTTGTAGCTTACATGCATCATAAAATCCTTCAATTTTTGCATTTACGCCGCCAATAGGTTGAACTTGTCCTAATTGGTTCATAGAGCCGGTAATTGCCCATGATTGATCAATTGGTATTTGGCTAATTGCAGAAATCAACGCTGAAAGCTCAGCAACAGTTGCACTATCGCCATCAACTTGACCATAGCTCTGTTCAAATGCAAGTGCAGCCGAGAAGTGTAAAATCTGTTCACGACCAAAGTGAGCTTTCAAGAAGCTAGACATCAGCAGCACGCCTTTCGCATGAAGTGACCCACCAAGTTCTACACTACGTTCAATATCAAGAATATCACCGCCACCTTGATAAACAGATGCCGTTAAACGAGAAGGTAAACCAAACTCAACATCTGCATAATGAATCACGGAGAGGGCATTGATCTGACCTAAACGGTATCCCGATGTTTCGATTAATTGTGTACCGCGTGAAAGATCTTGCCAGTAAAGCTCTCTTAAATAGCCTAAGCGATATTGGCGATGTTGTAGAGCGAGGTTAATGTGCTGGTCGGTTACCAGCTTCTCATTCGCTTTAAATGCATGATGATGTGCTTCGCGAATCAGGTCACCTAAGGTTGAAGCATGTAACGACAGTGAACTTTGGTCTTCAGCCTGACGGCTTGAATCAGTAAGTAAAGCTGCTAAAGCACTGCGGTCAAACGGAAGCAATTTATCCGCTTGTACATAGTCAGCAATGAGCTGCATGTAGGCTTGTTCATTTTCGTCATTACGTTGTAATGTATCAGTAAAATCTGCACGAATTTTAAATACACTACCAAGCTCTGGTTCTACTTCTAAAATTTCATAATAAATTTCAGGTTCTGCCATAAGAACCACTTTAATATCAAGTGGAACCGCAGCAGGTTCTATCGAGATAGAGCCTGTTAACGTCAGCATATGTTCAAGAGAAGATAACTTAAGTTGTCCTGATTTTAAGGCACGCTTTAAACCTTGCCATGCATAAGGCTGTTCGAGTAATTGCTCGGCCTCAAGCATTAAAAAACCACCATTTGCTTGATGTAGAGCACCTGGACGAATGAGAGTGAAATCTGTAGTAATTGTGCCGTTATGAGTGAGCTGTTCAACGTGGCCGAGTAAATTATAGTGCGTTGGAAAGTCTTCAAAAATAACAGGAGCGCCACTATTTGGTTTATTTGCAACAATCACATTGGCTTGATAACGTGCTGGAACACGATTGAACATTGATGGAGTAAAATCATCTTCATCTTGTTCTAAGATCAGTTCAACATTATCAATAATATCTTGGGCATATTGTTTTAAATAATCTTCAAGTCCTTTCACTTGACCATATTTATTTAAAATAAGCTCCATTCTTGGCATAACAACTTGCGTTGCAATATCTCGATTTAACACAGACACTTTGTCGCGTGCATCATCTTCTAAATCACCTAAATGTAGACCAAGGCGATCCAGCTTTTTATCCATATAGCGAATATTGGCCGCAATTTCAGCGCGTTGCTTACTATTTAATGCATCAATATCTGTTTGGGTAAGTTCTTGAACCTGATCATCTTTGACTTGTACGGGAACAAAACCATGTTTCTCATTACGAGAAATGAGTTTTAAATCAAGTTCTTCGCCTTCTTTGGTTAGTTCAACAAGCGCTTGTTGTTGTACATCACCTGTTTCCTGACGGATACGTTCAATACGATTGTGATAAGTCTCTGCACTAAAACGGCGTTCAAGTTGCTTTAAAATAATTTGCCAAGTTTGATCATGTGCTTGTTGAAACTTAGTTCCTTGACCTGCTGGAAAGCGTAGAGCAATAGGTTGACGTGCTTGTTTGAAATTATAGACATACACCCAGTCATCAGGCGTTGGCATTGTTTTGGCGTGCTGCTGTAACAAACGTTTAATCATAGTACGTTTGCCTAAACCAGCAGTTCCTACTGCAAAAATGTTATAGCCTGAGTAGGGTAAAGAAATTCCCGCCTCTACAGATGCTTTGGCACGATCTTGACCTAAAAAATTATTAAGAGGTTTGATGCGTTTAGTTGAAGCTGGAATTTTTTCAAAATCGGGGATATGTGTAAGTTGTTCAGGTTTTAAAACGGTTTTATCTAAGGTCATTTTTATATCAGGTTGCTCAAAAGCTGAAGGAAATGCATTTACTGTGACGTTTGTGGTGGTTGTTTTAGCGAGTGATAAAGTTGAAATAGTCACTTGATCAAGTTTTTGTGTCACTGTTGATATCCAGCAAAAGAAAACGAAGGTTGAAGCCTTAAGGTATACAGGTTTAGCATAAAATATCAAGCAAACTTGCGGTTTTTATCGCCAAAACAAAAATGTTTGCATAAAGAATCTTGAAAGCAATTGTAAGAAGGGTTTGAATAGGCACATTTATAATTTATGGAAAATAAAAATCGAATGAGTGCTGAATCAAAAGGGTGGAAAAGTTCTTTTATGGCCTTCTTGGATCGCCGAGCAATTATTATGTTGTTTTTAGGCTTTTCCTCAGGAATTCCCATATTTCTAATTTTTTCAACCTTATCATTCTGGTTGACTGAAGCTGGAATTAACAGAAGTACTATTACGATGTTCTCTTGGGCAGCGTTAGCTTACTCATTCAAATTTATTTGGGCTCCATTAATAGATAAATTACCACTTCCTTATTTAACAAAAAAAATGGGATTAAGGCGTAGTTGGTTGTTAATTGCACAGATTTTAGTTATCTGCGCAATTTGTTTAATGGCATTTACAAATCCATTACCGAACACTTCTGGGTTTGGTTCATTTTCAAATCTAACTATTATGGCAGGAGCGGCTATTTTTCTTGGCTTCTCTTCAGCTACACAAGATATTATTGTGGATGCTTACCGTATTGAATTAACTGAAGATCCTAATGTACAAACTGTTTTAGCCTCAACTTATAATGCTGGATATCGTACTGCTACAATCATCACGCAATTAGGTGCATTATTATTTGCGGCTTCTCTAGGTACCGCAGTTGGTAACTATATATATGAAGCATGGAGAACTACATATTTATTAATGGCCTGCCTAATGGGTATAGGAATAATTACAACATTATTTATCCATGAGCCTCAAGTTAAGCGTATTCAGCATCACTATCAAGCTAAAGATTATTTTCAGTTATTTGCGGTTTTTGTTATTTCAACCATCGTTTTTGGAATTAGTTTTTATCAAATCGGTTTAATTTTTGATTCATTTTCTATTGAAGATGCTTTTTTAAGTTTTTTACTTTTAGTTATTAAATTTTTAATTAGTATATCAATTGCTGTTGTTGTAATTCTAGGTTTAATTAAATTTGGTCTAATTAATAAAAAAATTGTTGTAGAAACATGGTTATCACCTTTATTAGATTTCTTTAAACGATATGGATTAAAAGTTGCTTTAGCAATTTTATTGTTAATAGGGTTTTATCGTATTTCAGATGTCGTTGCTGGTGTAATGGCTAATTTATTCTATTTAGACTTAAATTTTGATAAAGAAGAAATTGCTTGGTTTAATAAGTTTTTTGCAATTTTCTTTGTCATATTGGGTGGTTTCCTCGGAGGAATGTTAGCACAACGCTATAATGTGATGAAAATGATGTTCTTAGGAGCAATTTTAGCAAGCACTACTAACTTGATTTTTGTTGGATTAGTTAAGTCTGGTGCCACTATGCAAAATGTTCAGGTTCATATTGGGGATCAAACTTATACTACCAGCCCTGATGAAGTAGGAAATTGGTCATTAAAATTCCCAAGTAATACATTAACAACAGCTCAGGATAAAGTCTCAATTGATTCTCAGCCTGTGGGATATACTGAACCCTTAAAGATAAACCTTCCATTAAAATTATTTAGCTCAGAATCACAACCAGATATTTATATTCAAGCAATTGGTGGAGATAATCTTTTATATAAAGATGAGCTGAAAAAAGATGTAATTCTTCATGGTAGTTTATTGAATCTGCCTAAAAATAGTGAACTAAAATCAGTTAGCATTTTATTGAATTCAAAAGATAAAATAGAAGGCAAGATTAAAGATAATGATTGGAGTGTTATTGTTCCTGGAAATGATCTTGCTAAACTTAATTCAATACAAGTAGAAGCAAATTATGAAGCTAATAAGCAATCGCATACTTTAACTTTAAATCATTCTTATCAAAAGCAACTAGAAGAGAATCAGCCTCGTTATCGTATGAGTTTATCCGATATTCCTGCGATTCCGATTGATAAAAATATTGATATTGAATTGAAAGGAAAAGTGGTTGTTCCTTATAGCAAAGTTTGGTTAGTAATGGGCATCATATTTGATAACTTAGCCTCTGGATTAGCTGGGGCAGTTTTTATTGCATTTCTTTCTAGTTTAACGAGTGTGTCATTTACTGCCATGCAATATGCTATTTTTAGCTCGCTAATGCTGTTGTTACCAAAAACGATTGGTGGTTACTCAGGTACAATAGTGAATCATATCGGTTATTCAGGCTTTTTTACGGCTACATTTTTGATGGGATTACCAATTTTATTACTCGTGATATGGGTAGGTAAGTTGTTGGCTAATCAATCATCAAAATAAAGGTTTCCTAGGAGATAAATATATGCGAATGCTTCATACAATGTTGCGAGTAGGCAATTTAGAACAATCTTTAAAGTTCTATACCGAAGTATTAGGAATGAAGTTACTTCGTAAGCGTGATTATGAAGAAGGGCGCTTTACACTGGCATTTGTTGGTTATGGTGATGAAGAAACCAATACTGTGCTTGAGCTTACCCATAACTGGGATACATCAAGTTATGAGTTAGGTAATGCCTATGGTCATATTGCGATTGGTGTTGACGATGCCTATAAAGCGTGTGAAGAAATTAAAGCACGTGGCGGCAAAGTTGTGCGTGAAGCGGGCCCAATGAAAGGTGGTGTTACCGTTATCGCATTTGTTGAAGATCCAGATGGTTATAAAATCGAGTTGATTCAACAAGATGCTAATGCGACAAATAACTAAAAATTGACTATGACGCTTTAAGATTTAGGTCTTAAAAGTCTAGCTTTATTTTTTTAGCCCAGTATGATGAACGCTTGACCAGATGGTCAATTTATCAACTGGGTTTTTTATTATCTAAAATAATCATAGGATGTGGCTATGTTGAAGTTATTGGCACTTGATCGATTTACAATTTTGTTAGTTGGAATGGTACTGCTAGCAACATTTTTTCCAGTCAGTGGTCAAGCTGCGCAATATTTCAATACACTGACTACTGTCGCGATTGCAATTTTATTCTTTTTGCATGGTGCAAAGCTGTCTCGCGAGGCTGTAATTGAAGGCGTTTTGCATTGGAAAATGCATTTACTTGTCTTCGCATTTACTTTTTTTATTTTCCCTGTGTTGGGTTTGTTAGCTAAACCGATTCTGTTACCTCTACTCGGCCAGCAGCTGTACTGGGGTTTTCTGTTTATGTGCTTTTTACCCTCTACAGTTCAATCTTCTATTGCATTTACATCAGTTGCAAAAGGGAATGTGGCTGGAGCGGTTTGTAGCGCATCTTTTTCCAATTTGATTGGTATGTTTATTACACCAGTGTTGGTGAGCTTTTTTATTTTAGGCCAAAGCCAACATGGGTTCGATCCGACTGCTTCAATTATACAAATTACATTGTTGCTGTTAGTGCCATTTATTTTAGGGCAAATATTACGTCCTTATATTTTTCCTTATATGGCAAAAGTTCCAAGTATTGTTAAAGCATTCGATCAAGGCTCGATTTTGATGGTGGTGTATGGCGCGTTCAGTGGGGCAGTGGTTGCAGGTCTTTGGCATCAGGTAAACTGGAAAACCTTGCTTATTTTAGTGGTTGCTTGTTCAGTTCTTTTAACGGTCATTATGTTATTAGCACTGTATCTACCTCGTGCTTTTGGATTTAACCGAGCAGATCAAGTCACGGTTTTCTTTTGTAGTTCAAAAAAGACGTTGGCAAGTGGTGTGCCGATGGCGCAAATCTTATTTATTGGTCAGCCTTTAGGCATGATTGTGTTGCCTATTATGATCTTTCACCAAATCCAATTAATGGTTTGTGGGGTAATTGCAAATTACTGGGCTAAATCTAAAGATTAATTCGCAAATAAAAAATATTTGGCGTATAATCTTGTCCACTTGTTGTGCTTAGCTCTAACCCTAGAGGTTTCGGTGGGCCAAAAGAATGGTCTGTTGTGGTGTTGATCTGCTCATTTTGAGCTTTCCTCGATTTATTTTGAGAGTGATCAATTGCGATAACAGCTTAAGCCTTTCTACAATTAGGAGTAATCGACGATGCGCGCCGATATTCACCCAAAATATGAAAAATTAGTTGCAACTTGTTCTTGCGGTAACGTAATCGAAACTCGTTCTGCTTTAGGTAAAGAAACTATCTACCTTGACGTATGTTCAGCTTGCCACCCTTTCTACACTGGTAAGCAAAAGAATGTAGACACTGGTGGTCGTATCGACAAATTCAAACAACGTTTCTCTGGTATGTCTCGCTCTATCAAGCGTTAATACTGAAAAACGAAACAAAAAACGGGCTTTATGCCCGTTTTTTGTTTATGAACGACAAGACCATTATTGGTCTTGTACATCTGTTAATCGATCAAGTCGTTTCTGGAAATAACGACCTTGTAAGAAACGTGCTTCCACATTCCAAGCGTTAGCAAATAAGTTCATATCATTAAGATCGGCAAGTAAAATCCCTACAGGTTTTACAGTCAAATAATTTAGAATCTTTTCTTGTAATTGCGCTAAACCAGCATCTGAGTTTAATAGCTCTGTCTTCTTCGATTGCAATTTTAAATATTGAACATCAAGTTGTTGCAATATCGATTCACTATACATAGAAGATGTGAAATCTCGAATTGAAATTTCTGCGCCATGTTGACGTAGGCGGGCTATAAGTTGCTGTGCAATTGCAAGGTGTGGC
This genomic stretch from Acinetobacter oleivorans DR1 harbors:
- a CDS encoding Lon protease family protein, yielding MTQKLDQVTISTLSLAKTTTTNVTVNAFPSAFEQPDIKMTLDKTVLKPEQLTHIPDFEKIPASTKRIKPLNNFLGQDRAKASVEAGISLPYSGYNIFAVGTAGLGKRTMIKRLLQQHAKTMPTPDDWVYVYNFKQARQPIALRFPAGQGTKFQQAHDQTWQIILKQLERRFSAETYHNRIERIRQETGDVQQQALVELTKEGEELDLKLISRNEKHGFVPVQVKDDQVQELTQTDIDALNSKQRAEIAANIRYMDKKLDRLGLHLGDLEDDARDKVSVLNRDIATQVVMPRMELILNKYGQVKGLEDYLKQYAQDIIDNVELILEQDEDDFTPSMFNRVPARYQANVIVANKPNSGAPVIFEDFPTHYNLLGHVEQLTHNGTITTDFTLIRPGALHQANGGFLMLEAEQLLEQPYAWQGLKRALKSGQLKLSSLEHMLTLTGSISIEPAAVPLDIKVVLMAEPEIYYEILEVEPELGSVFKIRADFTDTLQRNDENEQAYMQLIADYVQADKLLPFDRSALAALLTDSSRQAEDQSSLSLHASTLGDLIREAHHHAFKANEKLVTDQHINLALQHRQYRLGYLRELYWQDLSRGTQLIETSGYRLGQINALSVIHYADVEFGLPSRLTASVYQGGGDILDIERSVELGGSLHAKGVLLMSSFLKAHFGREQILHFSAALAFEQSYGQVDGDSATVAELSALISAISQIPIDQSWAITGSMNQLGQVQPIGGVNAKIEGFYDACKLQGLTGKQGVIIPRQNMQHLMLRQDVIDAVRSGQFHIHAIDTIDQALEILMARPVGTLDKKGKYSKNSIYAAVMEQLEYWQAIEDGAEIEEEPKKKKKNKKKIKKHEELTAEDLPQENAEEVATLKQK
- a CDS encoding AmpG family muropeptide MFS transporter — translated: MENKNRMSAESKGWKSSFMAFLDRRAIIMLFLGFSSGIPIFLIFSTLSFWLTEAGINRSTITMFSWAALAYSFKFIWAPLIDKLPLPYLTKKMGLRRSWLLIAQILVICAICLMAFTNPLPNTSGFGSFSNLTIMAGAAIFLGFSSATQDIIVDAYRIELTEDPNVQTVLASTYNAGYRTATIITQLGALLFAASLGTAVGNYIYEAWRTTYLLMACLMGIGIITTLFIHEPQVKRIQHHYQAKDYFQLFAVFVISTIVFGISFYQIGLIFDSFSIEDAFLSFLLLVIKFLISISIAVVVILGLIKFGLINKKIVVETWLSPLLDFFKRYGLKVALAILLLIGFYRISDVVAGVMANLFYLDLNFDKEEIAWFNKFFAIFFVILGGFLGGMLAQRYNVMKMMFLGAILASTTNLIFVGLVKSGATMQNVQVHIGDQTYTTSPDEVGNWSLKFPSNTLTTAQDKVSIDSQPVGYTEPLKINLPLKLFSSESQPDIYIQAIGGDNLLYKDELKKDVILHGSLLNLPKNSELKSVSILLNSKDKIEGKIKDNDWSVIVPGNDLAKLNSIQVEANYEANKQSHTLTLNHSYQKQLEENQPRYRMSLSDIPAIPIDKNIDIELKGKVVVPYSKVWLVMGIIFDNLASGLAGAVFIAFLSSLTSVSFTAMQYAIFSSLMLLLPKTIGGYSGTIVNHIGYSGFFTATFLMGLPILLLVIWVGKLLANQSSK
- the gloA gene encoding lactoylglutathione lyase codes for the protein MRMLHTMLRVGNLEQSLKFYTEVLGMKLLRKRDYEEGRFTLAFVGYGDEETNTVLELTHNWDTSSYELGNAYGHIAIGVDDAYKACEEIKARGGKVVREAGPMKGGVTVIAFVEDPDGYKIELIQQDANATNN
- a CDS encoding bile acid:sodium symporter family protein, yielding MAMLKLLALDRFTILLVGMVLLATFFPVSGQAAQYFNTLTTVAIAILFFLHGAKLSREAVIEGVLHWKMHLLVFAFTFFIFPVLGLLAKPILLPLLGQQLYWGFLFMCFLPSTVQSSIAFTSVAKGNVAGAVCSASFSNLIGMFITPVLVSFFILGQSQHGFDPTASIIQITLLLLVPFILGQILRPYIFPYMAKVPSIVKAFDQGSILMVVYGAFSGAVVAGLWHQVNWKTLLILVVACSVLLTVIMLLALYLPRAFGFNRADQVTVFFCSSKKTLASGVPMAQILFIGQPLGMIVLPIMIFHQIQLMVCGVIANYWAKSKD
- the rpmE gene encoding 50S ribosomal protein L31 produces the protein MRADIHPKYEKLVATCSCGNVIETRSALGKETIYLDVCSACHPFYTGKQKNVDTGGRIDKFKQRFSGMSRSIKR